A stretch of DNA from Aurantiacibacter atlanticus:
ACGGTGCCTTGTGACAAATCCGCCCCGCGCACCGCGCCCTGTGCATAGCCGCGCACGTCGAATGCTTCGGCCTGCAGATGCCAGGGCATGGTGGCGAAAGTTTCCGCCCGGAAGCCCGGCGTATTGGCATTGGCAAGATTGCTGGCGACGGCACGCTGGCGCGTCATCGCTGCATCCATGCCGGTAAGGGCGGTGTAGATCATGCGGTCCATGGCGAGGGTTCCTCAGCGATATCAATCAGCTGCGCAGATTGATGATGGTCTGCGAGAATTGCGTGGCGGTATCGATGGCCTTGGCGTTCGCCTGGAAATTGCGTTGGGCGGTAATCAGCCCCACCATCTCCTCTGCCAAATCGACGTTGGATTTCTCCAGCGAACCGGCACGCAGCCCTCCGGTGCGCCCGCTATTGGGTGCTCCGAACACTGCATTCCCGGAAAAGCCAGTGGATTCCCAATTGGTAGAGCCGACGGCACGCAGACCAGTGGGGGCAGGAAAGGATGCCAGCGCCACACGGCCTACGGCCTCGGTCGCGCCATCGGTATAGGTGGCGCTGATCGTTCCGTTGCTCTCGATAACCAGGCTGGAAAGGTCCGCTCCGGCACCATTGACGACAGGAACGATCGTATCGACGGTAGTTCCGGGGTTCACCACCGCGCCGGTAGCATCCACCTGGAACATCTGCAGGTTTTTGCCTGAAAAATCGGTGAGCGCACCAGTGGCGTCGATCTGGAAATTGCCGTTGCGCGTGAACAGCACCTGCCCGTTTTCGGGGTTGCGTGTGGCAAAGAAGCCATCGCCATCTATCGCAACATCCAGGCTGCGTCCGGTCTGCTCGATCGCGCCGAGCCCAAAGTTCTGGTTGATGCCTGCAACGGTGGCACCAAGTCCTTGCGTCATGCGGGGATTGGAGGCGGAGCCATTGGCAACGAGATCGGCAAACTCAACGCTGCTTTTCTTGAAGCCGGTGGTCTCGGCATTGGCGATATTGTGGGCGATCGTGCTGAGATCGGTCTGCGAGTTCTTCAGGCCGTTCAGCGAAGTGTAGAAAGATGTCATCGTC
This window harbors:
- a CDS encoding flagellar hook-basal body protein — its product is MTSFYTSLNGLKNSQTDLSTIAHNIANAETTGFKKSSVEFADLVANGSASNPRMTQGLGATVAGINQNFGLGAIEQTGRSLDVAIDGDGFFATRNPENGQVLFTRNGNFQIDATGALTDFSGKNLQMFQVDATGAVVNPGTTVDTIVPVVNGAGADLSSLVIESNGTISATYTDGATEAVGRVALASFPAPTGLRAVGSTNWESTGFSGNAVFGAPNSGRTGGLRAGSLEKSNVDLAEEMVGLITAQRNFQANAKAIDTATQFSQTIINLRS